The Sander vitreus isolate 19-12246 chromosome 10, sanVit1, whole genome shotgun sequence genome contains the following window.
aaaaaaaacaaaaaaaaacttttttctttcttattgcattttgcctttatttgatgGTTACTGTAGAGAAAGACACTAACAAACAGAAAGATAGATAGGGCTCTGACATGCAACAACGGTAGTCTGACCAGGAGTCGAACCATGGACGTTTCTTGTTTGACCGTGCTCCAGTCtttacttttcttcttttctgtttctATTCTATTCTCTTCTATCCTATTGCTGGTCTtgtttctgttcattttctGGTCTTTGGGTTCTACTCTGTTCTGTTCTCTTAAATGCTTCAGGTTGCTGTTCCACTCACAGATCTGCTGGCTCAGTTCGATGAGCTCCATCTCCGTCGGCATGTATCCCATGGTCCTCATACACTCCCCCAGGTTGTTGTGACTGATgtagcctttttttttcctatcaaACTCCACAAACGCCTCGCGAAGCtctgatcattttttttaaaaaacaaacagaaaacatttttatatttttcaatcaGTTGTTATATTCACATGTTGTAGAGCAGAAACACTGAGGTTTGCTGCAGAGAAATCACCTCACCATCAATCTCCTCTGGTCTCAGCTCTCTGTCCTGTTGGGGGAAGTAGAGACACACATTAGCTTCTCTCTTCATATTTCTCTTGCTGAAAATATTTACAGAGCGTGTTAGTACAGGCATAGTACAGAGATAACAGAACAGTCAAATTTAAAGCAACATCATTGCAAAAACACCCAGACAACCACTTAACAGGGAAGAGATgctacacaaacagaaatgaaaatgagAGTAATGATTAATGGAGGTTGACTTTATGTGGTGAGGATGGTATGAAATATAAACTGTCCATGTACGTTGCTTCAAATCTGAGCCCATGTGTGTTATAGTCAGGATTTTAACATTATTTGCAAATGTAGAGAAGTGATTCATATGCTTTAGTTGTTCAGTAAGCCGTATTACATACAAACCCAGTGCATCTCCAAGTGAAATCAGAGTCTAAACGTATTTGGATTAAATTGTACACAGCATTATGATATATATGCTGTTTTGTACATAGCACTTAAGCTTGCATGCAAGCCCAGTCGTACAAAAGAACACAATGGAAGTTGTGGTTCAGTGCGGAGGATGTTAGGCTAAGAGCTGTGGAGAGAAAACAATATGGGACAAATCCTCTGGCATCATTTCATTTACTTTAGTTGCCCTCAGCCTCATTTCATCACACAGCAAACTAAATGCACAATGCCTCAAATTCAAACCAAATTATAATATGAGTAGACATCCTCTTTACAATTGGACACACTAACAAAGTAACTGGAATGCATGTTGGTTAGTTTCATATTCATACAAACAGAAAGATCATGCTCAAGGTGTTGCACACCTCCTTTAATCTGAGATTATCTATGTGTATTGTCTATGCTAGATGGGAAacccacagatacagtttaTCATTTTTGTACAGCCATTTTCTAAGGGTCAGATTAACCCGATACATAGTAAAAATGAACTGTGGGTCCATAGTGGATGCCCCATTTCTCCCAGAAAGGCACTCAGTATATGCGGTCTGCTATTAGCTGGCACAGCAGTTATGGCTTAGTGTTTATTAATTCCCCTAGACATAATAACAAACCATTCCTCCGGTACTACCTGTGCCGTGACAATACTACCCACGTTGCCCAAGTTTTCTGTATATCATTTGGTTTGTGCTAATTCAATTcaacatatgtttatttaggAAACTGCAACATGTATGCatccttttcaaaataaatagtaaaagtATTTCCAACTAGATGTTGACACAGGACATCTATAAGACAGGGcctcaagataaaaaaaaggcaAGAGACACCTTAAGGTCCttttcatttcagtttacaTTGTCATTTAGTGTTGCATTactttttattacaaaaaagaGCAAGCTAATTGGCATGCAGTGAACCTGAAGTTTTCAGGGGGGCTTTTCTGGAGCCCAGGGGCATTCGCCCACTTCCACTGCCTGGTTGGAAATTCAGCCTTGACCTCCAATCATCCTGTGCCTCATCACATTCGGGAGTTAACCTCCACAAAGCCGGTCAATCATTTTCTTTGGAAATGAATGATCGACCCCTCTGAGTATGTGCTGTGCCAGCAGATTTGATCGTCTGACCGGGATCAGTGATGGGATGACACAGCTGGTGTGGTGGAGAGCAGGAGGGTTCAACCACGATGCAGGGATGAAAATGAATCGACACGAGCGGACAAAGTTGAACCGGGGGCTTGTGTGAGGACCACAGTGTGTTCTGTTACATACGAGTGTCTGTGAAAAGCCATGTTTAAGGAAGATGCAGGCCGGGCCCACGATGTTGTGCAGCATGTTGCAGTTCTTCACCAGCGTACAGAAGGGATCATTGAACGGCTTATCCTCCATGTCCTgatcttcctctccctcctggcCCACTGCCCTCACCTTACCCCTGAGGGACCCATCCATTACTCCCTTTAGAGGCAGACCAGGCTGTTATTTCACCATTGCAATCCTCAGTCATGCACTGTCTtcattcacatttaaaacataGTAATACATTTCAAGGAACCCCCAGTTTAACACCCAGTGTTTTCTAGTCACACACAGTAAGTCTGGATTACATAAAATGATTATTGTTTTAAGTCCACTCACATCAGCTATAATCCTTACTGTAAAACACGTTTTGATCTCAACATTCCCCTTATGTCTCCATCCTGCTGACACTTACTGAGGTAATTATGGTAACCGTCTGGTCTAATGACTGACATATTGTGTCAGTATGTAACACTGTTACAGTAAGAAATTGCACAATGTGTCCTGgatgaacatttaaaataataataaagttttctTGCAACTCCCCATCAAAGGAAACGTGTATTAGAACAACCAGTGCTGCAATCACTGTTTCctccatttaaaaataaataaataaaagttttacAATTATTAAAACTATTATCCAGGGATTAAATAATTAAAGCAAGTTGTGAAGAAAGTTTCAAAAGCTGGTACGTGGTCTTTGGAactattattttatgtttttcccAGATGACAAGAATGAACTTCTTTGCTCAAAGTTGCTGAGATGTTTTATAATCAATCACACAATCAAACGTACACAGATGCAAAATAGTAAAAGTGTGAATTATTAAGTGCAAGAGACAAAGTTCTCTTACCTTCTTCAGTTTGTCTTTCGGATTGGTGCAGTTGCCCATTACCCAACTTTCCCTGGTCAACAGCTACCAAAAAtgtccctttttttctctctctctctctctctctctctctctctcgctctctgatcttatttgtctgtttttatctcttctctctctgctctcctctctctggaCTTCTCAGAGGTCCAGCTCAGGTTAGAGCTCTGACTTTGGTGGACACTTGTGTCTCATGCTGAATGTTGATCAGTTTTCACATctgacacagagacaaaaagtaAACAGCTCTAATCCATGCATGAGCAATCCTGAACGACTGCAGACGtcaccaaacaaaaacaaactaaccaAACCAAACTGAGCTCTCTACTGGAAGCAGTTTACTGGTGATTCTCTtcgcagcagcagcatcactgTTGCTTTCTATTTACACGGATCCACTCTTTtaatccccctctctctttcttttcagcagctctgtctctctctctctctctctctctctctctctctctctctctctctctctctctctctctctctctctctcctccctctctttcacaTGTTGCACCAGCAGCATTCAAATGACTTCATCTACAGTATGAGGAGTTTTAGAGGGAGGATTAAGAGATGGATTAATCCCTTCCATTTGAGATTAAACAGGGAGATAgggtaatgaaaagaaaaaatagaaagtaacatgatagaaaagaagaaacaaaaaaagcaaaataagCTATACTTCTTAATTGGTTGAAATAAGCAGCTTTGGTCTTTTAGTGAAAATGACCATATTGTCAAGGATAGAtttctaaaataaaagtgaataaaaacTAATATCTATCATATTAGCAAAACCATGATTTCCATGTTGATTAGATGATACTTAAATTAATAgatatttgcattttctttgcCAAAGATTAGACTGGACACTGAGTATTAAAGTGtatatgtaaaacaaaaaaatgtatattacagtacagtatgaaaATGGTACATACATTTTGCATGCCAAAACAAACGcttgtataatgtaaaaattaaatgtaattaattaatcacaaaccctataaaaaaacagttaatATGATGCAAAAGACTTGTCTGTGCAGTCCATGGTGGAAGAATCAATCACACTACATATATCTTTAAACTAGAGGGGATTGATTTTCTTTGTGAGTTTTTCTGATTAATTGGGAGATCAAACGCTCCACTGAATAAGAAATGTAATTCTAAAATCAACTGTCAAACGCAAGGTTGTTAGAGTAAAAACACGTTTTATAATTCCTGACACTGGTTTTGGAGATACAGAGTTCATCTCTGTGCTGTGAGCTTTACTGTAAGTGTTTTCCATGAAGAATTAGAAGTTCAAATCATGCTAAACTTTGAAAAACCAAGTGAGCCGTTACGCTTCAGCAAATGAGACCCACAGTATCTGTCACACTTGGCAAGATGCAACGGCTCAAAGTCCAAAAAGTGctttgtggaggaaggtctgacctCTTACATCCCAGAACTAGTTTTGTCTAAAATGATCACGAAATTGAAGTCACAAGTTGAGGTTATGAGTGCGATGCTAAGTGGTCAGCTGAGTGCGTACAAAGCATCTGTCAACAAATCTCTCCAAAAGCAGATTTGGCATGCTGCTTACTACAGAGCATCCATATGGAGAGcccagcttgtgtgtgtgtgtgtgtgtgtgtgtgtgtgtgtgtgtgtgtgtgtgtgtgtgtgtgtgtgtgtgtgtgtgtgtgtgtgtgtgtgtgtggtgtttagctttgcatgttttttctCTAAAATTGAAACATACTCTTGTACTAAATAATATAAGATAATAGTATATACTCTAATGTACACCATATAGAAACAGTAAGACAAGTAAATGCACATTTGATGGGAGATGTTGTTATTGGTTATGTTAGAAAATGCTAATTTACTACACAGTCTGTATTAAAACAGTTCACTCATAAGGCTTATTGTTGGTCAAATAAAAGTGTTTCTATAATAAAAATCAGTTTTTAGGATATAGGCTATCATTTAGTTTTTGATGACTCTGtaattcagtgtttttgttcacAAGTAATCAATTATCCAACAAAAAGCATCTATTCTTCTTCGTAAATGCACAAGtggaaacatttttattgctgcaaatCAAGGACGTAACTTTGGCTTCAACATTgtgggggttgagatctccacttttgagcaaaattaatatttttaacGTCAAACACTTCAGTTTCTGGtaaatttttctgcaacaatttgtgacttttctgcatcaatttatggtgcaaatgtctttatttatgtaaaggaaaattataatagttttttggggtgggttgcactggccagttttgatatactcacacaggtgttttcagttactCTGGCTGATTAGAGCTTGTTGCCGGTGCAACAGAAGTAAAAGGAGAGTGGTAGAGATGTCATTCGAGCACAGCCACGGCCACACACGCCTGAGAACAGCTCTAATCACGTGGGTTAAATAAGAATGTgcaggacatttaaaaaaaattatgtgaTGGTGTGATTTTGTGAAAGCTCCAGTATTCTCCTCAAATAAGACAAGATGCGTGGTCTGAACTGATTTGCTCATAAATCTGTTTGGATTTAAACGTCAAATGATCTtcctaaaacaaaacataatggTGACATCTCTTTCCGTTTGGTCAATATTCTGTTGCAATCATCAGCAGTCACCACTGGAGGCCACTTTAGGACAGTCAGGTCTAATGTAGCTGAGTGTTCTCTGACAGCTGCTGCAGTGAAGATTTGAGACAGTAATAATACAACCCCTATTTTTTTGCAGAACTTCCTGGCAGATTGTGCAGCTTAAGAGTAATGCCCACTGTAATTTAAAACGTACCCGGAAAAGGTTCTTAAGTAGAAACAGACCGTTTGGACTTTAACACTTTAATTGTGGGTGATCTGGTGGGCATGCAGACAGATATGAGCGCTGTCGGTGGGTGTAATAGGACTAAAGTATCTTTCACTAATCTGATCCTCATGTAAGAGATCAGAAATTACATTTGCTCCTAGCCTGCTACAATATGTTTTGCTGCTAGTGACACTGACAAGGCACTAAGTCAGGTTTCTTTCAATAAAGCAGATCCACAAAGTCTTGGCTTAAGTGCAATTTAGATTTCATAGAAATATTTTTACATAAGAAGACAAAACATAACAAATTAAGTACACAGACAGTGGACTAACTCAAACAAACCCTCATCACATACTTTAGCATCAAATAAATCGTATTGTGCACCTTCAACCTTCTCCAGAAGACTCAATTTGAAAATTTGCATGCAAATTCACAGCAAAAGATAGTTTAAAAACATTACATGTTTAAATATTTCACATACAAAAGTCACATTGCGAGCTGCATGAGcatgtttaattatttatcCTGTGTGAAACTGAAATACTGTCTAATGTAATGGAGGTCCTCACATCTGAACTTCAAATGACATCTGAAGCATGAAGTGACACATGAGGTCAGACCATATTTAAAAACCTGCTTGTGTTTTTTGACATCACGATTGTGTTTTCCCTGAGGTTCTGTGATGGGGAAAAAGTTTCAAATGCTAGCAAATTTAGTCCAACTCCAAACAAAAATACTCCCATCAATCAATCCGTCTGCTCATATCCACCACCTATTAACGACTAAAACATATCTGTAAGTATATGAAATTCCAATTAGTTAAATTCAAACTCTAAGCAACGTAACTTTATCAACCAAATTAACTTTGTCTTTCTGTGAGGTCCTTCATAATATAACAAAACTGACGCCAGCGGCTGCTTGAATAACCCGAGACACAACCAATACCATTAAGCCTGATTCATTACCAGGCTGATTCTCTCTAACCGATGGTTCCAGTTAATCACGCCAATGAGATGCTGttgggtgtctgtgtgcgtgcgttgtgcgtgtgtgcgtgtgtgtgtgtgtgtgtttgcatgatgcacgcacacaaacccACTCAGGCTTATTTATGTTACTGGGTTTCCGTTTTGATTACTTTACATTTGCTTGTATCCAGGTACAGCATTGGATTACTGTCACAGTAGTAGTTGTAGGATTTTAGCACCACACACTAAccatgcattgtgtgtgtgtgtgtgtgtgtgtgtgtgtgtgtgtgtgtgtgtgtgtgtgtgtgtgtgtgtgtgtgtgttactcggGTAATGTGACTCTGTCCTTTCTTTTGGACTCAGTGTACTCTCCTGCAACTGTCCCAAACctaggtgtgtgcgtgtgtgagagagtgtatgtgtgagcaGGTAGACATACTGTATCATGTACTGATCTGGTGTCAGATGTGCATCAGCTGGTGTCTAGTGACGCGAGCTGTCAATCAGAGAAAGACTAGAAGAGACGGAATAGATGGAGCATGAAAGGAGtagatggaagaagtattcagatacagcgatgtgaaaatactccattacaagttaaagtcctacATAAAAGTGCAGGTATTAAAGAAGGTATTATCAGCAACACTGTCTGTGTCATATGTCAGATTATTAGATTATCAGCACTGACGCATAAATGTGTAAGAAGCATGTTAGTGTAGTTGATCAAGGTGGATTgagttttaactactttatataatATTGAGAAATGTAATCAATTCAAATTGATCATATTTTATATGTTGATCATGTTTGgatttgaaatatttttgttgAAAGTAATATagtcaaataaatgtactgGAGGAAAAAGTGCACATTTCCCTGTTAAATATAGTAGGAGtagcataaaatagaaatactcaagtaaactACAAGTCAAAATTGTACGTAAGTACTACTTTTCACCTCTGCAGATATTGTTTGCAGTGGTGAAAATgataaatgaataatgaatggaTGTGGGTTTAAATGACGTTATTATTTGGAAATATGAGCTCAACTAACTACTGTGAACAACAACTTAAAGTTTGTCTTTATATCCCTATAATTAGTACCACATTATGTTGATTTTTAGTTGATTTAGTTTTTAAGTTAGGTACTTGCCTAGATGAGCTCATAGTGCTGAGCAGTCCTGTCTGCTTTGCATTCACCAAAACATACTAATAATAAAACTATcatataaataaacacatatttAAATAACTCAAGTATGTCATGAGCAAAAACAATACATCTTGAAGTGTAAAAGGTCTACAGTTCACAAGTGAAATAACCTAAACGCATTCAAATGTGCAAAATGGTGATTACAAAGAAAACCAGACGCAAAATGTACCTTAAAGTGCCAAAAGTGTACCAATCAATAGTCGAATCTTTTAAAGCAGTTAGATTTGAAACAGTTGTCTTGGTGAAGTCACATTCTGATGTAATTTGTGTAACTGAGCTTGTTTTATGAAACATAATTTTAAGATGATGAGACTGTGCGAGCCTCTTCAAGCTCCATCTGTTTGATTTCAGTTGAGCACTATGTGGGGGCTGAGGGTCTCACTGTGACCTGCTGCCCGTTACAAACAAGCTTCATCCTCTCATGCACCGGTTGACAAAGTGAAGTTCAGGGACCCCGAGGCACCCTCCAGTGAAACAAGGTAAAGATacattttctcttctcttcagaCTTTGCCAACATGCTCCTCTCTCCCACTCAATCAGCCAATCTCTCTAATTTTGGCTCACTTGCATCATCACTGacatcacatttcttttttgttcctttttctaTATTGATTTTTCTCCTTCTAACCTAAGCCACGCTCATCATCATCAACCCCCCTTCAGAGTTTGCTGACGTGATCAGGTGCACTCTTTGTTCATGtcggaaaataaaataaaaaacagaatgacTCACAGAGATCGCTGAGATCAGAAACAGGAAGCAGGTGGGGCTTTAACTTTGGTTTAATCTCTTTTGATTTTATTGTCATACACAAAGCAACCACTTTCTCACACCATGATCCCACATGTCTGACCACGGAGTGACAGATGCTGTGATGTCGTAGCCTACCATGCCGTGTCGTGTTTCACTGCTTACCATGGGAGTGATGGGATGTGATGCGATACTGAGATAAGGTGTTCATCAGATCTCTGGCTGACTATGGTCGTATCTGTTACGGATTACTCTGTCATAATGTTTCCCAAAGTAAAAGAGCTTAAATCCTCTCAAACACACGCTATCTCCATCCTCAGCTTAGCCCTCGTGCTTTGCTGCTCCCGCCATCTCCAGAAGAATTTAGGGTTAAACGGGAAGGCAGAATGGttaatgttgttgttgcagCTTTATGCCCTTCTGCCATGTGAGATCAAAGAAGTCAGGGTTGTGAgaaagacagatatttacaaAAACTGGACCACAGCCAGGCTTTCAATTTGAATTGGAGGCTTAGGGTTTTAAAACAAGCCGGTGAACCTGATGTAGCGCatgtaacacacacatgaacCCACAAAAGTGTCAGACACGCAAAGGTGAACTTAtgagtcacacaaacacacacacacacacacacacacacacacacacacacacacacacacacacacacacacacacacacacacacacatacactgcagCAGATGGTTCCTACCTGTCCAAACACAGAGTCCACGATGGGCAGCAGGTCGACAGGCTCCCCGTCCTCCTcgttctgcctctctctcccctgtggTCCCTCCATcatctcctccagctcctcctccaggGTCTTTCTGTCCTCAGCGGCCGCCGCTTTCGTCTGGGGGAACTGACCGAATTTCTGGTGGCGAGGAAGCTGAGGTGTGGCAGTTTGAACCTCTCCAACGCCACCTCCCTGCTCGTTGGTTCGCTTCTTCTGCTTCTCCATCTTCTTCTTGATGGCGGCCTGCACCTGAGGGGgaaaggggtgggggggggcagagaCATATTTTGACATATTTAGTGGTACATACATGCAAAATATGGTTAGAAGTAGTTCCAGTGTCTTGACATAAATACTATcgtcttttattgtgaagcactttgttacGTCTGCTCTAAAAAGGTACTCTATACATAAACGTAACTTACTTTAATTGCCTACAAAAAACAATGCACCATGTTATTCTAATCATGTTTCACCaatatgtcaacttgtcatggaATACATTACAGAAATAATCTAACAGGGTTAGACCTAGGACAATTTTCTCAACCAACAAAAGGTAATTTACAGTAATTTAGTTTATCGGAAAACATTTCACCAATAATGGAGACACATGTTTTTCACTAGACAGCAATCATTCATCATTTACATCAATTACACTTCAATAACTTTAAGTTACCATATCTTGGAATTGATTTTGGTGGACAAACAATCATATATTCATGCAAAATTAAATTAATGTAAATGTCTTTTTGTGCGTACAGTACAGTTGCATATTTGCACACAGAAAAGCATCAGAAGGTGTGTTATGAAGAGAGGACAGCTTGACACATAAATACCTTGCtcacatatacatatttacatacatttagaCACCCGTATTCACGCACCTGTTTTGCACTCCTCTCCTGTGGCACACTCATCGCTCCAGCACCGCCTCCTCCGGCGGACGACTCTCGAATGATCATGAACATCTCGGTGTCACAGGCTCacatacactctctctctctccctcactcgccctccccctccctcaccctctctcttgcctcttccctgctctcctctcttctgCAGAAGCTCTTGCTGTATTTTATGAGCTAAAATTCCCTACGAAGTCAGCTATaaaagatttttaaaaatggtttagAATTTGGCTGTTGATAAAGTGAAAGTCTTTCCTTTGTTCCAGGTAAACGAAAGGAGAACGAATAAAGTAGTTCAAGGAAAAACAATAACTCAAATGTTCATCTACTGCTTCCTCTCTGTCCTTGTATTTCCTCCAGTTTTTTATACTCAGTGTTTCACCGTGCTCCTGTCCATATCTCTCTCTTGGTGCGTTCAGGTGAGGAGGTTTTTATCTTCAACTGTTGTCTTGGCTTCTGGGATTGAGTTCCTGCACCTCTGCCCCCACTC
Protein-coding sequences here:
- the LOC144524907 gene encoding calcium-binding protein 2-like, whose product is MFMIIRESSAGGGGAGAMSVPQERSAKQPPHPFPPQVQAAIKKKMEKQKKRTNEQGGGVGEVQTATPQLPRHQKFGQFPQTKAAAAEDRKTLEEELEEMMEGPQGRERQNEEDGEPVDLLPIVDSVFGQDRELRPEEIDELREAFVEFDRKKKGYISHNNLGECMRTMGYMPTEMELIELSQQICGGKVDFEDFVELMGPKLLAETADMIGVKELRDAFKEFDSNGDGQISLTELREAMKKLMGEQVTNREINEILRDVDLNGDGLVDFEEFVRMMSR